In Pochonia chlamydosporia 170 chromosome 3, whole genome shotgun sequence, the following are encoded in one genomic region:
- a CDS encoding Atypical/ABC1 protein kinase (similar to Coccidioides immitis RS XP_001242818.1) yields MFRHSTLTLSRTRAHLPRSIVNDVVSSRRRIGGFQPLRPPSPEELGAPRAAKQYKKGRRWTRWLLIGALTSGTIYLADRQIYASGFARTLRTFTTTLLVAVDYKINFRQEPITAGSVPELHARNAERLFDLLRANGGLYLKIGQAVAMQSAVLPPEFQKMFGRMFDDAPQDEWEDVEAVIRRDFGKSVEEVFGVSFTGREGMGVMERKARASASVAQVHWARLQDGREVAIKIQKREIAKQIAWDLWAFRAVTWIYSKWFDLPLYTLVPFITERLELETDFLNEAKNSETMRNLVNSEKSLKGRVYVPVVYSDLTTKRVLTTEWIEGVRLWDKKALTSRWLGGHGKGSPGAKAPLPPVDMASARREIRAKPYNEKIKPERQEWKGLRGRGGLGLSTKEVMTTMVDLFSAQIFKWGVVHCDPHPGNIFIRRLPNGRAELVLIDHGLYVYMAPKFRHEYSAFWKALMTFDNKTISKVTSEWGIKGADFFASATLMRPYEGGDNSLRDSIKKDLEGKTPEERHYAMQQLMKQSLKDMLADEEKWPKELIFIGRNMRIVQGNNQYLGSPVNRVKMMGEWASRSLFQDKNLPLTQRMTNAWRHVLFKTVMFGTDVAFYFFKVRQWLGLGGGMEDEMERRMRGMAQDYGIELQHDVFEG; encoded by the exons ATGTTCCGCCACAgcaccctcaccctcagTCGCACAAGAGCACACCTCCCTCGCAGCATCGTCAATGACGTCGTATCCAGTCGTCGCCGCATCGGCGGATTCCAACCCCTCCGACCCCCTTCCCCCGAAGAGCTCGGCGCCCCCCGAGCAGCAAAGCAATACAAAAAAGGACGAAGATGGACGCGCTGGCTCCTAATCGGCGCACTCACCAGCGGCACGATCTACCTCGCCGACCGACAAATCTACGCCTCGGGCTTCGCACGCACACTCCGCACGTTCACGACCACGCTCCTCGTAGCGGTGGACTACAAGATCAACTTCCGACAGGAGCCCATCACGGCTGGGTCCGTGCCGGAGCTGCACGCCCGCAACGCAGAACGCCTGTTTGACCTGCTCCGCGCGAATGGCGGGCTGTACCTCAAGATAGGGCAGGCGGTTGCGATGCAGAGCGCGGTGCTGCCGCCTGAGTTCCAGAAGATGTTTGGGCGAATGTTTGACGACGCGCCGCAGGATGAGTGGGAGGATGTGGAGGCCGTGATTAGGAGGGACTTTGGGAAGAGTGTGGAGGAGGTGTTTGGGGTGAGCTTTACCGGGAGGGAGGGGATGGGGGTGATGGAGCGGAAGGCGAGGGCGAGTGCGAGCGTTGCGCAGGTTCATTGGGCGAGGTTGCAGGATGGGCGGGAGGTGGCTATTAAGATTCAGAAGAGGGAGATTGCGAAGCAGATTGCGTGGGATTTGTGGGCTTTTAG GGCGGTGACGTGGATCTACTCAAAGTGGTTTGACCTTCCGCTGTATACTCTTGTTCCGTTCATCACGGAGCGTCTTGAGCTGGAGACGGATTTTCTTAATGAGGCCAAGAACTCGGAGACGATGAGAAACTTGGTCAACTCGGAGAAGAGTCTCAAGGGGAGGGTGTACGTTCCGGTCGTTTACTCTGATTTGACTACGAAGCGCGTCTTGACTACCGAATGGATCGAAGGGGTACGGCTGTGGGATAAAAAAGCACTTACATCACGGTGGCTAGGCGGTCATGGTAAAGGCTCACCTGGCGCGAAAGCTCCATTGCCACCCGTGGATATGGCCTCTGCTCGTCGCGAAATTCGTGCGAAGCCGTACAACGAAAAGATTAAGCCCGAGCGCCAGGAGTGGAAAGGTCTTCGGGGTCGCGGTGGTCTTGGACTCTCCACCAAGGAAGTCATGACCACCATGGTCGACTTGTTTTCTGCGCAGATTTTCAAATGGGGCGTTGTTCATTGCGATCCTCACCCGGGCAACATCTTCATCCGGCGTCTTCCCAATGGACGTGCGGAACTGGTACTTATCGACCACGGTCTCTACGTGTACATGGCTCCCAAGTTCCGGCACGAGTACAGCGCCTTCTGGAAGGCCCTCATGACGTTCGACAACAAGACCATCTCGAAAGTAACGTCAGAATGGGGCATCAAGGGCGCCGATTTCTTCGCCAGCGCTACCCTAATGCGACCATACGAAGGCGGAGATAACTCGCTCCGTGACAGCATCAAGAAAGATCTGGAGGGCAAGACGCCAGAAGAGCGCCACTACGCCATGCAGCAGCTCATGAAGCAGAGTCTCAAAGACATGCTTGCGGATGAAGAGAAGTGGCCCAAGGAActcatcttcatcggcaGGAATATGCGTATCGTCCAGGGAAATAACCAGTATCTCGGATCCCCCGTCAACAGAGTCAAAATGATGGGCGAGTGGGCCAGCAGGAGTCTGTTCCAGGATAAGAACCTGCCGCTGACCCAGAGGATGACCAACGCCTGGAGACATGTGCTCTTCAAGACTGTCATGTTTGGCACAGACGTGGCATTCTACTTCTTCAAAGTGAGACAGTGGTTGGGACTGGGCGGCGGAATGGAggacgagatggagaggaggatgaggggCATGGCTCAAGATTACGGTATTGAATTGCAGCATGATGTCTTTGAGGGATAG